The Planctomycetota bacterium genomic sequence TGACAGGCCTCGCCGTCCAGCGGAACAAGGCGATCGTCGGGCAGAACGCCTTTGCGCACGAAGCGGGGATCCACCAGGACGGCGTCCTCAAGCATCGCGAGACGTACGAGATCATGAACCCGGCCGACGTCGGCGTGCCGAGCAACCAGCTCGTCCTAGGCAAGCACTCTGGACGCCACGCCTTCCGCGAGCGGATCGAAGCGCTCGGCTACTCGCCCGACCAGACGCAGACAGAGCTGGCCTTCGATCGCTTCAAGAAGCTGGCCGACAAGAAGAAAGAGGTCTACGACGAGGACATTGAGGCCATCATCGACGACCTGCTCGAAGCGGGCGACACGGCGGGCCGGTGGGAACTCGTTAGCCTCCAGGTGGTCGCCGGCAGCGACGCGATGACACCCACGGCCACCGTGTCGCTGAAGTCACCCGAGGGCGAAGTGCAGACCGACGCGGCGACTGGTGACGGACCGGTCGACGCCATTTACTCGACCGTCATGCGGATCCTCGGCCGTGAGTTCCGGCTCGTCGACTACCGCATCCGTGCTATCACCGGCGGCAAGGACGCCCAGGGCGAGGTCAATGTCGAACTCGAAACCGTCGGCGACGATGCACCCGGCGTCCGCGCTGGTGGACGCGGGCTGTCCACCGACATCCTCAACGCGAGCGCCCTCGCCTACGTCGCAGCTGCGAACCGACTGTCCAACCCGCAACGTCGACAAGTCACGCAGCACAGTGGCGTGTGAGGACGTGCGTCGCGTTCGTCCCGAAGCCGAGAGCAGAGCGAAGCGTCGCTCCGGGTCCGGGACGTCGTCGTGGATGCGCCGGACCCGGGACGACGCTTCGCTCTGTCCTCGGCTTCACAAACCCAAAAAATCACGAGGGCTCTTTGCGTTCAGCTTCGTCGCGTGGAGCATGTCGCACCTCGTCGGTGGTCGTGCGACGAAAGACCAACCCGGGATGGTCGGCGTCGACGGACTCGTCGACTTGCGTCTTTTTCGCAACGACCTCGACGTCGGTCTTGATCGCTCTTCCAACGTGTCCGATCTGTCGGCCGAGCCAGCCGAAGAAGCCTTTGCCCGGTTGTTCCGTCACTGCCCGAGCATAGCGATCGCGTCAGGCGTCTTGCGATCGAGCATTACGGTTCGGCCGACCTCGCCGCTGCCGAGGACAGGCTCGATGGCGACGATCTCGCCCGCACGCGTGGCGGCGTAAATCCGTGAGCCGTCGACGTTCCGCGCGTAGCGAGAAAAGTCGCTGCGACGGCTCTCGAACACCTTGTCACCCGTCTCCTTGTCGAACGCACCAATCCGGCCACTCGCAAGAAGCAAGTAAACGTTGGCGTCGTCGTGGCTGAGGAAGTCTCGGGCTTCACGAGCCACCCAGGCCGGCTCGCGGCTGTTGGTGCTGCCTTCAAACTTCGGAAGGGCGGCAACGCCCGAGTCGCCCATTGGCTGGTAGACCCAATCTCGCGTCGGCACTGCACGCTGGTAGAGCGGTCGACCCGCAAAGAAACGCCAGACGATCCGGCCACGATCGCGCGAGAGAACGTGGAGCGTGCCGTCGGTGCCGGAGACGTAGACGCCGAAGTCGTCGACCACGACGTCCGCATTCACGCCTCGACCTGGCTCCGTCTCGAACTCGCGGATCGGCCACGCCTGAGCGAGACCTTCGGTCATGCCGTAGACGTTGCCCGTCAGGTCGGCCGCGTAGACGAACGCACCGAACGCCGCCGGACGGCCATTCAGCGGGCCGTCTAGCAGCACGCGATCCAGGATATTGCCCGCGGGCAGCAACGGATCGACCTTCAGCAGTCGGCCACCGTTGTCGTCGGCCGATCCGACGTAGATGATTCCCGCCGATCCGGTCGGCGCGGTCGTCAGGCCACGACGCAGCGACGTCTCCCGCACGACGAGCCCGTCGTCGTTGACGACGACGAAGCCGCTCGCAGTAGCGAACGTGATCAGCCGATCGATGCCGGGAACGCGACCCAGCGACGGCAAGACCACCGGCGGATAGAGAACATCCCGCGGCCCGACGATCTGCCGAATGAATCGCGATCGGCCGCTGGAGCTGTTGAAGCTCTGAACGACCTTGTCGTCCGTGTATGCGAACAGTAGATCGTCGCGCAAGTAGAGCCCGTCGACTCGGCCGTTCTTGACCGTGTCGAGGCTGGCGTTCCAGGCGACGCGGAAGCTGCCGGGGCGAATCGTCTCGACCGACACGCTCGGGCGAACAGGTTCCTTCGGGCCCGACGAACCACAGCCGCCGGCGAGCAGCAGCGATGTCGTCGCCACCAGTGCAAGCGACGAGCGGCAGAGAAGGCGGCGGGCAAGGTGCGTCATCGTCGGTTCCGTACGCAAGCGTCGGCTCCTGCAGGCAAAGGGTGGGCGACGCGTCAGGCGAGACGACGTCGAGGGTGGGAGCTGGTACGACGACGTCGAACGCGTCTCGTCACGGCTCCGCGGCGGGAGCGCCAGCGTACCGGCACGCCCGGACGAGCGTCAATCGCCCCGGCCTGCCGTCACCGGCTCGGCATCGTCCCGTAATGTCTGAAGTTCCTCAAATCGATCCCCGCAATACACCTGGGCCCGGCGGCGTTCTGCAGGCAAGAGCAGGTGGACGCGACACCCGATCGCCAGCCACGCTCAAGTCGCTCCTGCAAAGAAAGGCAAAGCCATGTCACTCCTGAACCTGTCGCGTCTGCGGCGTCCTGCCGCCGCCTCCGTCGCATTGGCGGCCGTTCTGATGCTTCCGAACGCAGTCCACGCCCAGCCAGCAGGCGGTGGTGAAAAGCCCGC encodes the following:
- a CDS encoding PQQ-binding-like beta-propeller repeat protein; protein product: MTHLARRLLCRSSLALVATTSLLLAGGCGSSGPKEPVRPSVSVETIRPGSFRVAWNASLDTVKNGRVDGLYLRDDLLFAYTDDKVVQSFNSSSGRSRFIRQIVGPRDVLYPPVVLPSLGRVPGIDRLITFATASGFVVVNDDGLVVRETSLRRGLTTAPTGSAGIIYVGSADDNGGRLLKVDPLLPAGNILDRVLLDGPLNGRPAAFGAFVYAADLTGNVYGMTEGLAQAWPIREFETEPGRGVNADVVVDDFGVYVSGTDGTLHVLSRDRGRIVWRFFAGRPLYQRAVPTRDWVYQPMGDSGVAALPKFEGSTNSREPAWVAREARDFLSHDDANVYLLLASGRIGAFDKETGDKVFESRRSDFSRYARNVDGSRIYAATRAGEIVAIEPVLGSGEVGRTVMLDRKTPDAIAMLGQ